In a single window of the Montipora capricornis isolate CH-2021 chromosome 11, ASM3666992v2, whole genome shotgun sequence genome:
- the LOC138022977 gene encoding KN motif and ankyrin repeat domain-containing protein 1-like, with the protein MSKPFYLRSGAHIKARHSPVSSDYEDFNTHQKHIPPDLDFESVSDNEGNGWRNLADIDTISPCSSTPRSLSPLSSLSGSGDGQYNSRSFEFPPEPIMVPYTRSVLSPVLRPSTSLLEVSIANLPPESELKQCLVKIREQMALSLVRLKELEEQVRNVPTLQVRISVLQEEKRQLIKQLQSKVARKRSRSADYTLCSSVHSRGSKSDTENDDDEYSLLKKRLRVKLNSVGVGDCSVNEVCSCFQQKPKTEKKLMKSICVGTESNSDHGAFEKGNFLLIAEAKKPKTRSVGVGMMRSFTKEIGVGEGSALLYTKQQGVQVSTDTKDSSCEALPAVITTDVSVSAKPSLHSTGTSTEYPSAAYGCRVQEKPPETVSSVAVQTSGSSGVTHVSIGVGICTIDDEPECRKCSKRKSRSIVKTVDEIIANHIDIPLCKSVGVGNGSLDDNFLCDKCSHLQTRTIGCGEKVELRSVAIGDFSISSHQQYNHCSSIKTRSIGCGIDRMVMKDAAVGTEKIDDKSSCDRCSNRKTATIGIGTNDNQLEGEYFVCKISRKTQTEAENLTNGLITRELEFQSESMVPQSDISKDELGVPVTRQGSMRTLGVGNCSIMDSFCSRCDNLHTRSVGVGKGNVSMDMICDRCSNKKTKSVGTTCEIVETRSLGISECCVTDNFCDRCMNIRTNTVASGDCCITDSYCERCFNVQMHSIGVGNFDINVDDSQPIIQGNFASVDNNNKIDANMNIEISEALQGLDHKTGKPIVAKQHSIYSNNSRDSKSLRKGRSHSKESLNESDGSIDNDNPSSDSASQTSEVVDRSQSHEFIRITDEVLVACKLLNGHLYKGKEIGREQMISCMSTVENNWFCCVSSRDCDSNLIKGLVNIFKNQIHMLLETIVNLVDSNGNNALHYAVSFRNWMVVDVLLGTGLMNLNLPNKAGYTPIMMAALAGVPKEDDKEIARKMFQTGDVNQQVDDTGQSPLMLAVSRGRMDMVEICLDSGSDINAQDEDGSTALMCACEHGQLNIAKRLLQEPGCDASIVDNEGSTALSIAMQRNFKDLALLIYGNVNFDPIGKPRKKLSAIPCKAS; encoded by the exons ATGTCAAAACCCTTCTATTTAAGGAGTGGAGCTCACATTAAAGCAAGGCATTCTCCAGTGAGTTCAGATTATGAGGATTTCAACACTCATCAGAAACATATTCCACCTGACCTGGACTTTGAGAGTGTGTCAGATAATGAGGGAAATGGCTGGAGGAATCTGGCAGATATTGATACCATCAGTCCATGTTCTTCAACTCCAAGGAGTTTATCTCCTTTAAGTTCTCTCAGCGGTAGTGGAGATGGACAATATAACAGCAGATCATTTGAGTTTCCTCCTGAGCCTATAATGGTACCTTACACAAGAAGTGTGCTCTCACCTGTCTTGAGACCCAGTACTTCACTTTTAGAAGTTTCAATTGCTAATTTGCCTCCAGAATCTGAATTGAAGCAGTGTCTAGTGAAAATCCGTGAGCAGATGGCACTTAGTCTTGTTCGCCTTAAAGAGCTTGAGGAACAGGTGAGAAATGTACCAACACTACAGGTTCGTATATCAGTGTTACAAGAGGAAAAGAGGCAGCTTATTAAACAGCTGCAGTCAAAAGTGGCTCGGAAAAGATCAAGATCAGCTGACTACACATTATGCAGCAGTGTTCATTCCAGAGGGTCCAAGAGTGATAcagaaaatgatgatgatgaatattCACTTCTTAAGAAGAGACTCAGGGTAAAGTTGAACTCTGTTGGGGTTGGTGACTGCTCAGTAAATGAGGTTTGTTCTTGCTTCCAACAAAAACCAAAGACTGAAAAGAAGTTGATGAAGTCAATTTGTGTTGGCACAGAGAGTAACTCAGATCATGGAGCCTTTGAAAAGGGTAACTTTTTGCTGATAGCTGAGGCAAAGAAACCAAAAACAAGATCAGTTGGGGTTGGCATGATGAGATCTTTCACAAAGGAAATTGGTGTGGGAGAGGGAAGTGCACTATTGTACACCAAACAGCAAGGAGTACAGGTGTCAACAGACACAAAGGACTCTTCCTGTGAAGCTCTACCTGCTGTCATTACAACAGATGTGTCTGTCTCAGCAAAGCCTTCTCTGCATTCAACAGGAACCAGCACAGAGTATCCTAGTGCAGCTTACGGTTGTCGTGTGCAGGAAAAGCCTCCAGAAACAGTTTCCAGTGTTGCTGTTCAGACAAGTGGAAGTTCAGGAGTAACACATGTCTCCATTGGAGTTGGTATTTGCACTATTGATGATGAACCAGAATGCAGAAAATGCTCCAAAAGAAAGTCACGTTCAATAGTAAAAACAGTGGATGAGATTATTGCTAATCACATTGATATACCACTGTGTAAGTCAGTTGGCGTAGGAAATGGTAGCCTTGATGATAACTTTCTTTGTGACAAATGCAGCCATcttcaaacaagaacaattgGTTGTGGAGAGAAAGTGGAGCTTCGAAGTGTTGCAATTGGAGATTTCAGCATTTCAAGTCATCAGCAGTATAACCATTGCAGTAGCATTAAAACTAGAAGTATTGGTTGTGGTATTGACCGAATGGTCATGAAAGATGCCGCTGTTGGCACAGAGAAAATTGATGACAAGAGCTCATGTGACCGCTGTTCAAACCGTAAAACAGCCACCATTGGAATAGGAACAAATGATAATCAGTTGGAGGGGGAATATTTTGTTTGCAAAATTTCCAGAAAGACTCAAACTGAGGCAGAGAACTTAACAAATGGCCTCATCACTAGAGAACTCGAATTTCAGTCAGAATCAATGGTTCCACAAAGTGACATCTCAAAGGATGAGCTAGGAGTACCTGTGACAAGACAAGGCAGCATGCGAACCCTTGGTGTTGGAAACTGCAGTATTATGGATTCCTTCTGCAGTAGGTGTGACAATTTGCATACCAGATCCGTTGGAGTTGGAAAAGGGAATGTTTCAATGGACATGATTTGCGATAGGTGCtccaacaagaaaacaaagtcAGTGGGAACCACCTGTGAAATTGTAGAAACCCGCTCACTTGGCATCAGTGAGTGTTGTGTCACAGATAACTTCTGTGACAGATGCATGAACATTAGGACAAATACTGTGGCAAGTGGAGACTGCTGCATCACGGACAGTTACTGTGAACGATGCTTTAATGTTCAAATGCATTCTATTGGTGTCGGTAACTTTGACATTAATGTAGATGATAGTCAACCGATTATTCAGGGTAATTTTGCATCTGtggacaataacaataaaattgatgcAAATATGAATATAGAAATTAGCGAGGCCCTACAAGGCCTTGACCACAAGACAGGTAAACCTATTGTGGCTAAGCAGCACAGtatttattcaaataattctagGGACAGCAAAAGTTTGAGAAAAGGCCGTAGTCACAGTAAAGAGAGTCTGAATGAATCCGATGGAAGTATTGACAATGACAACCCAAGCAGTGACAGTGCAAGTCAGACAAGTGAAGTGGTGGACAGGTCTCAGTCTCATGAATTCATTAG aATCACAGATGAAGTTCTTGTGGCATGCAAGCTCTTAAATGGTCATCTctataaaggaaaagaaattggaaGGGAACAAATG aTTTCTTGTATGAGCACTGTGGAAAACAACTGGTTCTGCTGTGTGAGCTCCAGAGACTGTGATTCGAACCTCATCAAAGGCCTGGTAAACATATTCAAGAATCAAATTCATATGCTGTTGGAGACAATTGTGAACTTGGTTGACAGTAAC GGGAACAATGCTTTGCACTATGCAGTGTCCTTTAGAAACTGGATGGTTGTTGATGTGTTACTAGGGACAGGACTGATGAATCTGAACTTGCCAAACAAG GCTGGATACACACCTATCATGATGGCAGCACTAGCTGGAGTTCCAAAAGAAGATGATAAAGAAATTGCCAGGAAAATGTTTCAAACTGGAGATGTGAACCAACAAGTTGATGAT ACTGGCCAAAGTCCCCTTATGCTGGCTGTCAGTCGAGGAAGAATGGATATGGTCGAGATATGCTTGGATTCTGGATCTGATATTAATGCACAGGATGAG GATGGGTCTACAGCATTGATGTGCGCGTGTGAACATGGCCAGCTTAATATCGCCAAGCGTTTACTTCAAGAACCTGGATGTGATGCATCTATCGTGGACAAT